In the genome of Metabacillus litoralis, the window ATTGTGAATACTGCAAGTAAATGCGGTTTAACGAATCAATTTAGTGGATTGCAAGAGCTTTATGAGAAATATAACAGTAAGGGCTTGGAGATTTTAGGATTTCCATGTGGTCAATTTAATGATCAGGAGTATGAAAATATTGAAGAAACAACTCAGTTTTGTCAGCTAAATTACGGTGTATCTTTTCCTATGTTTGCAAAGATCGATGTAAACGGTGATGCTGCTGATCCTCTCTTTTCATTTCTAAAAGAACAAAAGAAAGGCGTGCTATCCAAAGAAATCAAATGGAATTTCACAAAATTTCTTGTTGATAAGAACGGAAATGTCGTGAAACGCTATGCACCAACAACAGATCCAGCTAAAATAGAAAAGGATATTGCTAGCCTATTATAAGTGTTGTGAAGGATGAGTTAGTTGAATGATTTTTTAACTTTAGAAAACCAGCTTTGTTTTGCTATTTATGAAACAGGCAGCCAGTTTACAAAATTATATACAAAAGCACTAAAGGAATTTGGGGTCACATACCCTCAATATTTAGTGTTATTGGCTTTATGGGAAAAAGACGGACTTACAGTAAAAGAGCTTGGAGAAAAGTTGAACCTAGGTACCGGTACTTTAACACCAATGGTGAAAAGACTCGAAGCAAATGGCTGGGTTAAAAAAGAGCGCTCTTCAATAGACGAGAGAAAAGTTAGTATCTATCTTCAAGCTAAAGCAAAAGAAGAAAAAGAAGCCATTTCCGAAAAAATGACAAAAGAAATGGTGTTGTGCAATATTGAGCTGTCAGAATATGAACAATTAATGAAGAACTTAAAACTTCTTCAACATAAACTAGAAAAACGTAATAAAGGGCTTTAAGCAGAAAACTCGTCGATTAACGTAGTTGCTCGTATCCCTCATACTTAGAATTGGCAGCTTTGGCCATTCATCGTCATAGCTGCCAATGTATTTAAATAAAACCTTGATAATTTTTTATAAACTCAGTAAAGCTTCTCACTTCGTTTGTTTCTACTTTTGTTACCAAATAGGTTACTGAAACTGGTGGTGAAATTTGATCAGATACGATTTCTGATAGAATGTTCTTTTTTAGATCATCCTTCACCATTGAAAATGGTAAATACGAAACGCCTAAGTTATTTTCTATGAATTTTTTTGTTACTTCAACTTGATTCACAGTCATTGTACGAATTCTTGGATAATGCTTTTTCACTTCGTTCAACAAGGAATCCCAATAATCAGGATGATTATGTGTGATGAGTCGATAATGTGATAAAGCATGCTGCTCATTTCTCAAGCTTCCTGCCCATTCATTTGGACCAACCAAAATAACCGGCTCCTCGTGGATGGCTTCACTTTTTACATTTGTTTGGACAGGAGTCATTCTTGATAATCCCAAGTCCGCTTTGCTACCACTTATTGCTTCTCCCACCTCATAAGAGTTTACAACGTCTACTATTACTTCAATATCAGGATAACTATTAATAAACTCTCTTAATAACCTAGGTAAAAAAGATGAGGCAATTTGCGGCGCTGTTGCAATGGTTAATTTGCGATGATAGCCCTGCTTCCATGACTCAAAATGGTCTATTCCTTGTTCATAAGTTGCTAAAAAATCTTTCGCATAAGAAAGAAATTTTTGACCTGCAGAAGTTAAAAAAACAGCTTTCCCTCTTCTTTCAAATAGGTGTACGTTTAAATGCTCTTCAAGACGTTTTATATGCTTTGTAATGGCTGGTTGAGTGAGAAATAGTTCTTCTGATGCTTGTCTAAAATTCTCAAACTTCGCACACACAATGAACGTTTTTAACCATCTTATCTCCATCATAATCCCCTTATAACGAACCGTTATTAAAATTTTCCATTTTTGTTAATTTTAATTATAACTTTTATCCCCTATAATTCAATTACGTATTACAGATTTCTAGACTTATAGGTTGTTATAAAAAGGAGGATTTATCATGAAGCAAGTTGTAAAGGATATGTGGGACGCACATTTATATGATGGAAAACATTCGTTTGTATCAGAGTTTGGTCATGACTTAATTAACATGTTATCTCCTAAAAAAGGAGAAAGAATTCTGGATATTGGCTGCGGAACAGGTGATTTGGCAGATAAGCTATTTCAATATGAGGTAGATGTGACGGGTATTGATAAGTCCGAGAATATGATCAATCAAGCATGTATGAAATACCCACATATACGTTTTATGGCCAAAGATGTTTTAGAAATGGAATATAACAATTCATTTGATGCCATTTTTTCTAACGCAACTCTACATTGGATAAAAGAGCAGCAACAAGCACTTTCTCGGATATATACTAGTTTAAAGCCTGGAGGTAGATTTGTTGCAGAGTTTGGAGGAAAAGGCAATGTTCAAAAAATTACGGATGAAATCATCAATGCATTTCAACTTGCTGATATTGACTTTAACATGAAGCAATTCCCCTGGTATTTTCCGAGTGTAGGAGAATACACCTCATTAATGGAAAGAGTTGGATTTCATGTAACATTTGCTTGTCATTTTGATCGCCCAACTCCTTTAGATGAAGAAAGCGGCTTAAGGGATTGGATCACGATGTTTGCGGGGGAAATGTTTAAGAATCAAAACGAATATGAAAAAGAGCGATTAATTAAACATGTAGAAAATAATCTAAGGGAATCTCTCTATCAAGATGGTTGTTGGATCGCAGATTATAAAAGAATTCGAGTTATTGGGATCAAGGAATAAGAAAAAGAAGAGACTTTGTTCTCTTCTTTTCTGATAAGTTATAAATTCGAAAATCCATATTCCTCTAGAATCATCAAAGCCTTTTCTGATTTCATATAACTAAAGAAAGTCTTTGCTTCTTCTAAATTTTTACTCTCATTTATCACACCAATTGGATAAATGATTGGTGTATGTGTCCCTTCTTCTGCTGTTGCAATAACGTTGACTTTGGAAGAAACAAGTGCATCCGTATTGTAGACGATCCCAGCATCAACATTTCCTGTTTCTACATAGGTTAGTACTTGTCTTACATCTTTGGAATACACAATTTTATTCTCAATGTTTCCCCATTCCCCTATTGCTTCAAGCATTTCTTTAGCATATTTTCCTGCAGGGACTGTTTCTGGAATACCGATTGAAATCTTATTTGCTTTTTCTTTTAAATCACTAAACGATCCGATCTTTTTCTGACTTTCTATAGGTGTTACTAAAACAAGTTTATTACTAACCAAATCAACCGCATTTTCTTCATCAATGAGCCCTTTTTTCACCAGTTCATCAAACTTATCCTCTGCTGCTGAAAAAAATAAGTCCGCTGGTGCACCTTGCAAGATTTGTTGTTGTAATGTTCCGGAGCTTCCAAAATTAAACGTAACTTTGATGTTTGGATGCTCTTTCTCGAACTGACTTTTGATTTCATTCAGTGCATCTGTTAAGCTAGCGGCAGCAGAAACGGTTATCTCCACAACTTCCTGTGAATCTCCTTTTGTATCTTGTGCTGATGAGCTACACCCAGCTAAACAGGATAGAAAAACAAATAGTATAAATAGCTTTTTCAAGATGACTCTCTCTCCTTGATATTTTTCATCATACAATCCATTTTAACTAATTGTCTTGGATATGTAATGAAAAACATCACACCTTATCAGATGTTTCTTAAAAGATTCACAATTTTAATAATAAGAAGATGTATTTTTAGACATTTTCAGAAAAATATTTGTTATTAGTTTGGAGAAAAGAAAAATCAAGCAATAGCCTATGAAAAGATAAAAATAATTCGCCCATTTATGAAGGAGAAAAAAATTGTGCATGACTAGTATCGGCTTACAAATAAATGACAAAAAGAGTGCTAAGACAATAGTGTACAAATAGAAGTTTTTATTATGATTTAATGTCCATTGGTAAACTAGAATAAACAGCACTGGTACTAGTGCAGTGTCTAAGGATAGATTACCTGGCACATAAGGAGTGAGTTCATAAGGATATCCCCATAATCCCTGTTTATTTCCCCACGTATCTACTATTCCAAACCATACATTTATATTAAAACCATAAAACCCTAAGAGAAACATTTTTTTTCGATCAATAACAAAATATAATACTAATAATGGAGTCAAAAACATCAACAAAAATATCACCCAAAATTGCCAAGATTGAAAATTTGAATATTGGTGCCAATATTCAACCCTTAAATCTGTAACATCCTTCATCAAAGAGTTTATTTTTTCATAAGCTTCCATTTGTTGTTGATCCATATTAATTTTCAATCATAACACTCCACTCATCGTCATTGTTTCTATTTTTTGTTAAAAACAAGAAATAAATGCAAGAGTGGAAAAAAACTTTTTCATAGCAATCCTACCCTGTAGCTGAAACTTACTCTATAAAGAAAACAGGTGCAGAATCAACATTTTTCAGCCATATTTCTTCTTTACTATCTAACCCCTTTTTCATCCAAACATCACCATGTGATTCCTCTGTTGATGCTTTACGAACCCAAGTGATATAAGAAGAAACCGCTTGAGGATCTATATCAAGCTCATTACTTCTCGGATTAGTTAATTGATATTGCTCGTTTGTTTTTAACGAAATCAGATAAAGAGCTGTTTTCATTGTAGGAACTGGTCCTTCCTCCCACTCTTTATTTTCTTTAGCACGAGCAACGATCATTTTTTCAGAAGAGTACCATTCTAAGTCAAGATCGACAAAACCTTTAGGTGTGTATTCTCTTTGGTTTGTAGAGGTAGGCATCTCTTTTATTTTGAGATTCTTGTTTTCTACGAAGAATCTCCCTTCTCCAGAAATATAAGCTAACTGTTCAGAAGCTGGAGCCCACTTCACCCAATCCGGATATCCTAGCATTTTCCCAACCTGTTGAAATTGTTCTCCTTGCTCGGAAAGTACACATAAAGTGTTACTGTCCATCGACCAGGACGCAGTTGGTACGCCTATAAAGCTTACCCATTTCCCATCATAACTCCACTTAAAATAATCAGCATAAATGAAAAATAAATCAGGAACTTTTGTTTTAATCGTATAAAATGCTTTGATTTTATTTGAGTTTAGCTTTGCATCAATAGGAATTCTAAATAGCTGTACTGGACCCCATCCTGTAGGAAGTAAGTTGGCTTGCGAAGAAACAATAAATTCTGTTCCATTTGGAAACCATTCAAAGCCGTTTACACCTAATGCGACATTTTCAAAACCGTGCGGGCGACTATTCTTCATTTTCGTTACATTTAACACGCCGCCAGAAGTATAGGCTAATTGATTGTTAATTGGTGACCATTTAAAATCTGATGTTTCGACGACGACGTAAGGCTTGTAATTCTCTTTCTTTTTCATATCATAGATAAATAAATTTGATGCCTCGCCAAGCTTTTCACTTTTCAGATAAGCTAAAAATTGACCATCATGTGACCATTGAGGTGAATTTACATAGCCCTCATTTGTAAGCTGTATTTCTTGGTCACCGTTTTTGATCCACAGTTGATGGTCTCTAATAAATGCTGCTTTTAGTGGTATTTCAGCACTGGCAATCGTTGAAAAAAGAATACAGTTGAAAATAAGTAAAAACAAAATTCGAAATCCCATGACGACTCCCTCCTTTTTAGTAGGTTGTCCTAATCAAGTTTGAGAATTCGTATAAGAAAAAACAGCAAGGGGGTTATCCTTACTGTCTGTTTGATCATTCTCTCAAATAAAGAATATAGGTGTTATAAACACAACGAGTAGCAAAATAAACGGATATAACACAAGTCGTGTGATGGAATATCCTTTAATATTAAGTAGATCTATTGGACTTTTTGCAGGTGCATAAATCCAGTTTGCTATACGATCTACCTTACTTTTTTTAAAGGGGATGTCAGGTACTTTCACATGAAATTCTTCCAAACGTTTTTGAAGCTCCTTTGGAATCTCGTTTCTACTCATTCTTTTACCTCCAATATAACCTTTAATTTTTTCAAAGATGTATGCAGTCTTGATTTTACAGTACCTATTGGAATCTCAAGAATTTTAGAGATCTCCTTTTGTGTTTGATCGTGGTAATAGGTTAAGAGAATAACGGCACGTTGATCATCGGGGAGCTGTTGAATGGCTGATTGAATCGTTAGTTTATCTTCTAGTGGTAATTCATGCTGGTCGTTTTGATGATATAAAAATGGCAAAAGCTTTTTAAAGCGACTTCGACGTTTCAGACGATTAATCATAATTTGATACGCCATACGAAATAAAAAGGTTTTTACACTAGATTTACTCTCGTCAAACGTTTCATGATATTTATGAAACCTTATAAACGTATCCTGCACAATATCAATGCTAAGTTGTTCATCTTGACAATATCGATAAACGAATTGATAGATTGAAGGTTTATAGATAACAAATAATTCCTCGATCGATTGTTCATCATGCTTTCCGTCATCAGCATATGAGAAATCTTTATTTAAACTCATGAGACCACCGTTCTTTTATCCCTTTAAAAACAAAAGCAATTCTTGTGATAAACCAAATAAATGTAATTAAGGAAAAAACGAATGTTTGGTGTACAAAAAATTGAATCCACGGACTATCAATGTTGTCGCCACGTAGTAAAAAAACAAAAAGCCCTGTAATACATAAAAATGTGTAAGCAGCTGCTAAAATTATTGTATAATCCCATCTCGTCCAGTGAAAATAGATATCTGACTTACTAAAATCTATATCACCTTTATGGTTTTTTACCACTTTTTTATTCATTGTTGCGATTAACAAAGCAAATGTCGTACCAAGTAAACCAGCAACAATCGTACTAATAAGCCAACCTAATGCCATGTGCTACACTCCCTTTCATTCTTTTACTACCTTATACAATTGAATAGATGAAAAGGTTCATTTAATATTCTCATTTAGATATTTTCTTATTTTCGAGGCTATTTCAGTGGGGTTAGGTACTTGAAAAATCACATATTTATATTTTACATGACCCTCTAACTCAATAATAACCAGCGGTTCTAAACGTTCATAAGATAAAAAATACCATTCATTAGCAAACTTAAAACTGCCTTCATAAATATGTAATGGAGACAAAGAAGTGCCAGGCATTCTGAGCATCCACCGAGGCGCATCAAAATAATCAACTAAGACACTTTCGATTGTCTTGTAAGGAATGTGTACTTTTCGTTTTAAAGCAAAATACCCTGTTAAACCGGTTAAATGTAAAATTAGTTCATCTTCACCAAATTGAAGTTCTCTTCCCATTTTAACACCTCCATAAAAGAACATTTTCCTTCAAACCATTAACGCTATAAGATCATCACTTTTTATTACCATCATCTTGTTTCTCATCTTCGGTTAGAATTTCTTGTTCTTCATGAAATGACACTTCTGTTTGTCCTGTGATTTCGTCAAAGGGTGTATAAAAAGGACTTGCACTTTTTTTCTTAATGAAAACCTTATAAAAACTGATTATAACTAACAAAACAATAACAATTGGAAAACCTATTGTGATCATATTCATGGGATCCATCTGCTTCCCCCCAAATAGTTTTCGTCCTTTTCCTATGATAATAATACGGTAGTAAAAAATGTAAGTTTCACTTTTTTTCCTGCCCAGTACCTTCCTACAAGGTGAATGCTGAGTTCTTTGCATCTCTGGTCATGGTGTACATTTCTGATTTTATCAGGAAGAATTCATACAGCCGTCCAATCAAAGCCTTAGTCAAATCATACTATATATTAACCTCATGAAAAGGAGGTGTAAGATATGAGTGGCGGATATGGTTACGGTTCTGGTGCAGGTTTTGCACTAATCGTTGTCCTATTTATCCTTTTAATCATCATTGGTGCTTCTTACGTAGGTGGAGGCTACGGTGGTTACTAATAAATAGGATATTAAGTAAGGCAGACTATTTAAGTAGTCTGTCTTTTTTAGTTTGACTGAACAATTTATTACTTGATCCTTCATTAATAAATAAAAGTTGACTTTATCATGATTCAACCGAATAATTACCTTTTTTATATAAAAAAATAACGCAGAAAGGAGAATGTTCATGAATGAAAAAAAAGAACCACAATTTTGCAGCGGTGAACTCCAACCTGATCAGTTAAAAGGCTATTATGGAATGGATCCAGAAATGAGTCTTCTATCTGTAAACTTTGCAACAACTGAAAATCCATATCTTAACGAGCATTACCAATTAGATTCTAAAGAAAATGAAAAAGAATAAATGACAAAAAGTCAGGCATTTGCTGTTACTAGTTCATGCCTGACTGTAAGGGACTTATTCATTTAGCAATTTTAATGTCTCTAACCCTACCTTATCATAGTGAACTTCTCCAAATTCACCAGACTTTGCATCCATGTTAATGATTATTCGATCTGCACCATCTTTGTGAATTGCACGAAAAATAACTGTCCATATTCCATCGTTTAAAATGCTTTCTTCTGATTCAATAATCATCCCTTCACCTTCATGTTCCTCAAACCATTTTTTCACTTCATCCTTTTCCTTTGCCCTGTCTCTTGCTTGCTCAACAGTTAATATTTCAGGATCTTTATCAGTGTCCAACTCTATAGGGAATAATGATATGAAAGAATCGTTATCATGCTTTTGGAAAGAAAAAGATACCTCATACATGCCACCTAGTGCTTGAACAGTACTTTGATCTGTTAAGTTTATTTCACGTTTAAAGGTAACTTGCTTCTCAAATGTTTCATTAGGCTCCATTTTCTTTAAATCTTTCGGATCAAGAACACTTTCACAATTCATTTCTTCTCCATTACTGTTAAGATATATATGTGCATCATCTTTTTTTATAGAAATACTAAAAGGAATACCACATCGATCGTTATAAACAATTGCCTCTTTACTCGTATTGGTGATTGATGCATTTATGTTTATCTCTTTTTCCATCTCTATAGTAGCTTGTAAGGCAATGCCATTCTGTTCAACATCATGTGTGAGCACCTGTGTGTCACTAGATGATGATGGCTCTTTTATATCACAACCACTTATGATTAGAATAAAAAGGATAACCGCTAACTTTTTCATTTCATCCCCCTTTAATAAATTGTCTTTCCCCTATCATAAAACAAATGGTAGTAAATGGTAAGGGTTTAAGCGGGAAAATTGACAAAAAAATTTATTTATGCTATAATTTACCAAATAACTATTTGTGTGTATAATAAGGTTCTCCTGGCCAGGGGAATCTTATTTTTGTTATATCGGAGGAAAAGTGATGAAGAAAAATGAATCCAGTGTAACTTCCTTGATTACAGCCTTTAGTCGAGCCTACCATAGTATGTATGATACACCCCATATTTTTAATGACTATATTGCCAAAAACTTACTTACCCAAGAAGAATTTATAGATATTCGCGAAAACCTGATAAATAGTATTGAGCTTTTCAATCAAGACATTGCTGAAAAGTTAAAAAATAAACCGGATGAAATTTTAAAATGGATCACGCAAATCCAACTTTCTCCTACGCCTCTATCACGTGCGGCTTATTGTGAACAAGTATTAAAAAATGAAATCGCTCTAGGTGTTCAACAATATGTTATTTTAGGAGCTGGATTTGATTCCTTCTGTCTGCGAAACCAGGAATTACATTTAGAAGTATTTGAGGTTGATCATCCTGCAACACAGGAAAATAAAAAGAGTCGGTTAGCAAATGATGAAATTCCAGATACTCTTCATTTTGTTCCGGGTGATTTTACAAAGGACTTTACGATACAAAGTCTTGTGAAAGAAGGGTTTCATCCTGAACATAAAACATTTTTTAGTCTGTTAGGTGTTTCTTATTATTTAACAAAACAAGAAAATGCTAATTTGATTTCTACATTATTTAGTAAAGTCCCTCAAGGAAGTTCCATCGTTTTTGATTATGGAGATGAACATCTTTTCGAAGAAAAAGGAAAGTTTAATAGAGTTCAAAATATGGTGAAAATGGCATCTGCTAGTGGTGAACAGATGAAATCATCTTTTACTTATGAAGAAATGGAGAAAATGTTAGAACAGTCTGGTTTACTCATTTATGAGCATTTATCACCTGAAACGATACAACAGCAATTTTTTAGTAATCGTTCAGATTATTTGTCTGCGTTTGAGACAATTCATT includes:
- a CDS encoding glutathione peroxidase, which encodes MNTVFDFTVKKPNGDTKSLSDYEGKPLLIVNTASKCGLTNQFSGLQELYEKYNSKGLEILGFPCGQFNDQEYENIEETTQFCQLNYGVSFPMFAKIDVNGDAADPLFSFLKEQKKGVLSKEIKWNFTKFLVDKNGNVVKRYAPTTDPAKIEKDIASLL
- a CDS encoding MarR family winged helix-turn-helix transcriptional regulator, whose amino-acid sequence is MNDFLTLENQLCFAIYETGSQFTKLYTKALKEFGVTYPQYLVLLALWEKDGLTVKELGEKLNLGTGTLTPMVKRLEANGWVKKERSSIDERKVSIYLQAKAKEEKEAISEKMTKEMVLCNIELSEYEQLMKNLKLLQHKLEKRNKGL
- a CDS encoding LysR family transcriptional regulator; translation: MEIRWLKTFIVCAKFENFRQASEELFLTQPAITKHIKRLEEHLNVHLFERRGKAVFLTSAGQKFLSYAKDFLATYEQGIDHFESWKQGYHRKLTIATAPQIASSFLPRLLREFINSYPDIEVIVDVVNSYEVGEAISGSKADLGLSRMTPVQTNVKSEAIHEEPVILVGPNEWAGSLRNEQHALSHYRLITHNHPDYWDSLLNEVKKHYPRIRTMTVNQVEVTKKFIENNLGVSYLPFSMVKDDLKKNILSEIVSDQISPPVSVTYLVTKVETNEVRSFTEFIKNYQGFI
- a CDS encoding class I SAM-dependent methyltransferase, producing MKQVVKDMWDAHLYDGKHSFVSEFGHDLINMLSPKKGERILDIGCGTGDLADKLFQYEVDVTGIDKSENMINQACMKYPHIRFMAKDVLEMEYNNSFDAIFSNATLHWIKEQQQALSRIYTSLKPGGRFVAEFGGKGNVQKITDEIINAFQLADIDFNMKQFPWYFPSVGEYTSLMERVGFHVTFACHFDRPTPLDEESGLRDWITMFAGEMFKNQNEYEKERLIKHVENNLRESLYQDGCWIADYKRIRVIGIKE
- the modA gene encoding molybdate ABC transporter substrate-binding protein, with the protein product MKKLFILFVFLSCLAGCSSSAQDTKGDSQEVVEITVSAAASLTDALNEIKSQFEKEHPNIKVTFNFGSSGTLQQQILQGAPADLFFSAAEDKFDELVKKGLIDEENAVDLVSNKLVLVTPIESQKKIGSFSDLKEKANKISIGIPETVPAGKYAKEMLEAIGEWGNIENKIVYSKDVRQVLTYVETGNVDAGIVYNTDALVSSKVNVIATAEEGTHTPIIYPIGVINESKNLEEAKTFFSYMKSEKALMILEEYGFSNL
- a CDS encoding CBO0543 family protein, whose amino-acid sequence is MKINMDQQQMEAYEKINSLMKDVTDLRVEYWHQYSNFQSWQFWVIFLLMFLTPLLVLYFVIDRKKMFLLGFYGFNINVWFGIVDTWGNKQGLWGYPYELTPYVPGNLSLDTALVPVLFILVYQWTLNHNKNFYLYTIVLALFLSFICKPILVMHNFFLLHKWANYFYLFIGYCLIFLFSKLITNIFLKMSKNTSSYY
- a CDS encoding TolB family protein, with protein sequence MGFRILFLLIFNCILFSTIASAEIPLKAAFIRDHQLWIKNGDQEIQLTNEGYVNSPQWSHDGQFLAYLKSEKLGEASNLFIYDMKKKENYKPYVVVETSDFKWSPINNQLAYTSGGVLNVTKMKNSRPHGFENVALGVNGFEWFPNGTEFIVSSQANLLPTGWGPVQLFRIPIDAKLNSNKIKAFYTIKTKVPDLFFIYADYFKWSYDGKWVSFIGVPTASWSMDSNTLCVLSEQGEQFQQVGKMLGYPDWVKWAPASEQLAYISGEGRFFVENKNLKIKEMPTSTNQREYTPKGFVDLDLEWYSSEKMIVARAKENKEWEEGPVPTMKTALYLISLKTNEQYQLTNPRSNELDIDPQAVSSYITWVRKASTEESHGDVWMKKGLDSKEEIWLKNVDSAPVFFIE
- a CDS encoding RNA polymerase sigma factor, which produces MSLNKDFSYADDGKHDEQSIEELFVIYKPSIYQFVYRYCQDEQLSIDIVQDTFIRFHKYHETFDESKSSVKTFLFRMAYQIMINRLKRRSRFKKLLPFLYHQNDQHELPLEDKLTIQSAIQQLPDDQRAVILLTYYHDQTQKEISKILEIPIGTVKSRLHTSLKKLKVILEVKE
- a CDS encoding DUF3951 domain-containing protein, with the protein product MDPMNMITIGFPIVIVLLVIISFYKVFIKKKSASPFYTPFDEITGQTEVSFHEEQEILTEDEKQDDGNKK
- a CDS encoding YjcZ family sporulation protein, which encodes MSGGYGYGSGAGFALIVVLFILLIIIGASYVGGGYGGY
- a CDS encoding class I SAM-dependent methyltransferase translates to MKKNESSVTSLITAFSRAYHSMYDTPHIFNDYIAKNLLTQEEFIDIRENLINSIELFNQDIAEKLKNKPDEILKWITQIQLSPTPLSRAAYCEQVLKNEIALGVQQYVILGAGFDSFCLRNQELHLEVFEVDHPATQENKKSRLANDEIPDTLHFVPGDFTKDFTIQSLVKEGFHPEHKTFFSLLGVSYYLTKQENANLISTLFSKVPQGSSIVFDYGDEHLFEEKGKFNRVQNMVKMASASGEQMKSSFTYEEMEKMLEQSGLLIYEHLSPETIQQQFFSNRSDYLSAFETIHYIHAVKK